One segment of Mus caroli chromosome 6, CAROLI_EIJ_v1.1, whole genome shotgun sequence DNA contains the following:
- the Clec1b gene encoding C-type lectin domain family 1 member B: MQDEDGYITLNIKPRKQALSSAEPASSWWRVAALVLLISSMGLVVGLVALGIMSVTQQKYLLAEKENLSATLQQLAKKFCQELIRQSEIKTKSTFEHKCSPCATKWRYHGDSCYGFFRRNLTWEESKQYCTEQNATLVKTASQSTLDYIAERITSVRWIGLSRQNSKKDWMWEDSSVLRKNGINLSGNTEENMNCAYLHNGKIHPASCKERHYLICERNAGMTRVDQLL; this comes from the exons ATGCAGGATGAAGATGGGTATATCACTTTAAACATCAAGCCCCGGAAACAAGCTCTCAGCTCAG CGGAACCTGCCTCTTCTTGGTGGCGTGTGGCGGCTTTAGTTCTGCTGATCTCATCCATGGGGCTGGTTGTTGGACTCGTGGCTCTGGGGATCATGT CGGTCACACAGCAAAAGTATCTACTGGCAGAGAAGGAAAATCTCTCAGCCACTCTGCAACAATTGGCCAAGAAATTCTGCCAAGAGTTGATTAGACAATCAGAAATTAAGACAAAGAGCACTTTTG AGCACAAGTGCAGCCCCTGCGCCACGAAGTGGAGATACCATGGAGATAGTTGCTACGGGTTCTTCAGGCGTAACCTAACATGGGAAGAGAGCAAGCAGTATTGCACAGAGCAGAATGCAACGCTTGTGAAGACTGCCAGCCAGAGCACCCTG GACTACATTGCAGAAAGGATTACTTCAGTCCGTTGGATTGGATTATCACGCCAGAACTCTAAGAAAGACTGGATGTGGGAGGATAGCTCAGTTCTTCGCAAGAATGG GATTAATCTTTCTGggaatacagaagaaaacatgaattGTGCTTATCTTCACAATGGAAAAATCCATCCAGCTTCCTGTAAAGAGAGGCATTACTTAATATGTGAGAGAAATGCTGGCATGACAAGAGTGGACCAACTGCTTTAA